From Macrobrachium rosenbergii isolate ZJJX-2024 chromosome 22, ASM4041242v1, whole genome shotgun sequence, the proteins below share one genomic window:
- the LOC136850758 gene encoding gastrula zinc finger protein XlCGF26.1-like codes for MSVLEYPLKIKTEDPVSLSPITNGNRDLASSDAPVSDIFLSLDQLVQIKNEMKTDVEVCYESDGDVKYCSEDFTSAIIDKDDSPPMRREVDKEKPFVCRECGKAFPWRSGLKRHFRMHTGERPYSCGECEKGFSTKSNLKKHAKTHTCDNCGKVFSHKSTLKIHTRIHTGERPFTCMECGKSFFRKSKLKIHMRVHMGERPFTCKECGKLFSWKSMLESHSRIHTGEKPFTCEECGKSFSRKSTLMIHTRIHTGEKPFACKECGKLFSTKSNIKNHMRIHTGERPFTCKDCGKAFPQQSNLRMHMRIHMGERPFACKDCGKAFSQKSVLQNHIRIHTEERPFACKDCGKAFSQKAGLQNHMRIHTGERPFACKDCGKAFSQRPSLQIHMRIHTGSDPSPARTAGKHSPRGQVSRSTQGVLAGKRSPRGQVSRSTQGRGPSPARTAGKRSPRGQVSRSTQGRGPLPARTVGKRSSRSQVSRSTRGSARGRDPLPARTVGRRSP; via the coding sequence ATGAGCGTCTTGGAATATCCATTGAAAATCAAGACTGAGGATCCAGTATCCCTGTCTCCTATCACGAATGGAAATCGAGATTTAGCGAGCAGTGATGCTCCAGTTAGCGACATCTTTCTCTCTTTGGATCAGTTGGTGCAAATCAAGAACGAAATGAAGACGGATGTGGAGGTGTGTTACGAGTCCGATGGCGACGTGAAATATTGTTCTGAGGATTTTACGTCAGCAATCATAGACAAAGACGATTCACCGCCTATGAGAAGGGAAGTTGATAAAGAGAAACCCTTTGTGTGTAGGGAATGTGGGAAAGCCTTTCCCTGGAGGAGTGGCCTGAAACGACATTTCCGGATGCATACTGGGGAGAGGCCTTACAGTTGTGGCGAGTGTGAAAAGGGATTCTCCACTAAGAGCAACCTCAAGAAACACGCAAAGACCCACACTTGTGACAATTGCGGGAAAGTGTTCTCCCATAAGTCGACACTCAAGATTCACACTAGGATCCACACGGGTGAGAGGCCTTTCACCTGCATGGAATGCGGGAAATCGTTCTTCAGGAAGTCGAAGCTCAAGATCCACATGAGGGTGCACATGGGGGAGAGGCCCTTTAcctgcaaggaatgtgggaaactGTTCTCCTGGAAGTCGATGCTCGAGAGCCACTCAAGGATCCATACGGGGGAGAAGCCCTTCACCTGCGAGGaatgtgggaagtcattctccagGAAGTCGACACTCATGATTCACACAAGGATCCACACGGGGGAGAAGCCTTTTGcctgcaaggaatgtgggaaactGTTCTCCACAAAGTCGAATATCAAGAACCACATGAGAATCCACACAGGGGAGCGACCCTTCACCTGCAAGGACTGCGGGAAAGCATTCCCCCAGCAGTCAAATCTCAGGATGCACATGAGGATCCACATGGGCGAGAGGCCCTTTGCTTGCAAGGACTGCGGGAAAGCATTCTCCCAGAAGTCCGTTCTCCAGAACCACATAAGGATCCACACTGAGGAGAGACCCTTTGCCTGTAAGGACTGTGGGAAAGCGTTCTCTCAGAAGGCAGGCCTTCAGAACCACATGAGGATTcacacgggggagaggccctTCGCCTGCAAGGACTGCGGGAAGGCATTCTCCCAGAGGCCAAGTCTGCAGATCCACATGAGAATCCACACAGGGAGTGACCCTTCGCCTGCAAGGACTGCAGGTAAGCATTCTCCCAGAGGTCAAGTCTCCAGATCCACACAGGGAGTCCTTGCAGGCAAGCGTTCTCCCAGAGGTCAAGTCTCCAgatccacacaggggagaggcccTTCTCCTGCAAGGACTGCAGGTAAGCGTTCTCCCAGAGGTCAGGTCTCTAgatccacacaggggagaggccctttgcctgcaaggactgtgggaaagCGTTCTTCCAGAAGTCAAGTCTCCAGATCAACACGAGGATCCGCTCGGGGGAGAGATCCTTTgcctgcaaggactgtgggaagacGTTCTCCATGA